In Anas platyrhynchos isolate ZD024472 breed Pekin duck chromosome 7, IASCAAS_PekinDuck_T2T, whole genome shotgun sequence, one genomic interval encodes:
- the GLB1L gene encoding beta-galactosidase-1-like protein isoform X3 yields the protein MGLPGIVLLLLAAGLLRAQLDYEHDCFLRDGVPFRYVSGSIHYARVPRPAWRDRLLKMYMSGLNALQVYVPWNYHEPLPGVYDFAGDRDVEAFLDLTAELGLLVILRPGPYICAEWEMGGLPAWLLWQSDIVLRSSDPAFLAAVDSWLHVLLPKIKPRLYQNGGNIISVQVENEYGSYYACDYNYLRHLLGSFRALLGSEVLLFTTDGAQAEELRCGTLQGLYATVDFGPGSNLTEAFGAQRGVEPRGPLVNSEYYTGWLDYWGGTHASTSATQVARGLADMLRLGANVNMYMFHGGTNFAYWSGADLKAQYKPVTTSYDYDAPLSEAGDPTEKLFAIRTVISQFQPLPAGPMPPATPKYAYGQVDLRKYADLLDVLDVLSPSGPIRSQFPLTFEAIKQTHGFVLYHTQLPHNVPAPTPLSAPPHGVCDRGYVMLQKEYQGTLERDGQSTLPVTGRAGDALDVLLENMGRLSFGANFSDFKGLLGNLSLDSSPLSNWLIYPLAIDAAIQQGWPHAALPQPSNRGRSGPAFYTGTFETPGIAWDTFVKFPGWSKGQLWINGFNLGRYWPRRGPQQTLFVPGSVLCVGCPNNITVLELEGAPPSPFLLFLDQPLLNSTLSPSTWTAG from the exons ATGGGGCTGCCGGGCAtcgtcctgctgctgctggctgcggggctgctgcgTGCCCAG CTGGACTACGAGCACGACTGCTTCCTTAGGGACGGCGTCCCTTTCCGCTACGTCTCGGGCAGCATCCACTATGCCCGCGTCCCGCGCCCCGCCTGGCGCGACCGGCTGCTCAAGATGTACATGAGCGGGCTCAACGCCCTGCAGGT CTACGTGCCCTGGAACTACCACGAGCCGCTGCCGGGGGTGTATGACTTCGCTGGGGACCGGGACGTGGAAGCCTTCCTGGACCTGACGGCGGAGCTGGGGCTCCTGGTGATCCTGCGCCCGGGGCCCTACATCTGTGCCGAGTGGGAGATG GGCGGCCTGCCTGCATGGCTGCTGTGGCAATCAGACATCGTCCTGCGCTCCTCCGACCCCG CCTTCCTGGCAGCCGTCGACTCCTGGCTCCACGTCCTGCTCCCCAAAATCAAGCCTCGGCTCTACCAGAACGGAGGGAACATCATCAGCGTGCAG GTGGAGAACGAATACGGGAGCTACTACGCCTGCGACTACAACTACCTGCGGCACCTGCTGGGCTCCTTCCGAGCGCTGCTGGGCAGCGAGGTGCTGCTCTTCACCACCGACGGTGCGCAGGCGGAGGAGCTGCGCTGCGGCACCCTGCAGGGGCTCTACGCCACCGTCGACTTCGGGCCAG GCTCCAATTTGACGGAGGCGTTCGGTGCGCAGCGCGGCGTCGAGCCGAGGGGCCCCTTG gtGAACTCCGAGTACTACACGGGCTGGCTGGACTACTGGGGGGGCACGCACGCCAGCACCAGCGCCACGCAGGTGGCCCGGGGACTCGCCGACATGCTGCGGCTGGGGGCCAACGTCAACAT GTACATGTTCCACGGGGGCACCAACTTCGCCTACTGGAGCG GTGCTGACTTAAAGGCCCAGTACAAACCAGTGACCACCAGTTACGACTATGATGCGCCGCTCTCGGAGGCCGGCGACCCCACAGAGAAGCTGTTTGCCATCCGCACGGTCATcagccag TTCCAGCCCCTGCCCGCGGGCCCCATGCCCCCCGCCACCCCCAAGTATGCCTACGGCCAGGTGGATCTGCGCAAG tACGCTGATCTCCTGGATGTCCTGGATGTCCTGTCCCCCTCTGGGCCCATCCGCAGCCAGTTCCCCCTCACCTTCGAGGCCATAAAGCAG accCACGGCTTCGTGCTGTACCACACGCAGCTGCCCCACAACGTCCCGGCCCCAACCCCACTGAGCGCTCCTCCCCACGGTGTCTGCGACCGCGGCTACGTGATGCTGCAGAAG GAGTACCAGGGGACGCTGGAGCGGGACGGGCAGAGCACGCTGCCTGTGACCGGCAGGGCAGGGGACGCGCTGGACGTGCTCCTGGAGAACATGGGCAGGCTCAGCTTCGGGGCCAACTTCAGCGACTTCAAG GGCTTGCTGGGGAACCTCTCCTTGGACTCCAGCCCGCTCAGCAACTGGCTCATCTACCCCCTGGCCATAGACGCTGCCAtccagcagggctggccccaCGCTGCCCTGCCACAACCAAGCAATAGGGGCAGATCGGGGCCAGCCTTCTACACCGGCACCTTTGAGACCCCTggcattgcctgggacacctttGTGAAGTTCCCAGGTTGGAGCAAG GGCCAGCTGTGGATAAACGGCTTCAACCTGGGCCGCTACTGGCCCCGCCGCGGGCCCCAGCAGACCCTCTTTGTGCCTGGCTCAGTCCTGTGTGTCGGCTGCCCCAACAACATCAcggtgctggagctggagggagctcctcccagccccttcctgctCTTCCTCGACCAGCCCCTTCTCAACAGCAccctcagccccagcacctggACTGCGGGATAA
- the GLB1L gene encoding beta-galactosidase-1-like protein isoform X2, giving the protein MGLPGIVLLLLAAGLLRAQPTAPARSFQLDYEHDCFLRDGVPFRYVSGSIHYARVPRPAWRDRLLKMYMSGLNALQVYVPWNYHEPLPGVYDFAGDRDVEAFLDLTAELGLLVILRPGPYICAEWEMGGLPAWLLWQSDIVLRSSDPAFLAAVDSWLHVLLPKIKPRLYQNGGNIISVQVENEYGSYYACDYNYLRHLLGSFRALLGSEVLLFTTDGAQAEELRCGTLQGLYATVDFGPGSNLTEAFGAQRGVEPRGPLVNSEYYTGWLDYWGGTHASTSATQVARGLADMLRLGANVNMYMFHGGTNFAYWSGADLKAQYKPVTTSYDYDAPLSEAGDPTEKLFAIRTVISQFQPLPAGPMPPATPKYAYGQVDLRKYADLLDVLDVLSPSGPIRSQFPLTFEAIKQTHGFVLYHTQLPHNVPAPTPLSAPPHGVCDRGYVMLQKEYQGTLERDGQSTLPVTGRAGDALDVLLENMGRLSFGANFSDFKGLLGNLSLDSSPLSNWLIYPLAIDAAIQQGWPHAALPQPSNRGRSGPAFYTGTFETPGIAWDTFVKFPGWSKGQLWINGFNLGRYWPRRGPQQTLFVPGSVLCVGCPNNITVLELEGAPPSPFLLFLDQPLLNSTLSPSTWTAG; this is encoded by the exons ATGGGGCTGCCGGGCAtcgtcctgctgctgctggctgcggggctgctgcgTGCCCAG CCCACCGCCCCGGCGCGCTCCTTCCAGCTGGACTACGAGCACGACTGCTTCCTTAGGGACGGCGTCCCTTTCCGCTACGTCTCGGGCAGCATCCACTATGCCCGCGTCCCGCGCCCCGCCTGGCGCGACCGGCTGCTCAAGATGTACATGAGCGGGCTCAACGCCCTGCAGGT CTACGTGCCCTGGAACTACCACGAGCCGCTGCCGGGGGTGTATGACTTCGCTGGGGACCGGGACGTGGAAGCCTTCCTGGACCTGACGGCGGAGCTGGGGCTCCTGGTGATCCTGCGCCCGGGGCCCTACATCTGTGCCGAGTGGGAGATG GGCGGCCTGCCTGCATGGCTGCTGTGGCAATCAGACATCGTCCTGCGCTCCTCCGACCCCG CCTTCCTGGCAGCCGTCGACTCCTGGCTCCACGTCCTGCTCCCCAAAATCAAGCCTCGGCTCTACCAGAACGGAGGGAACATCATCAGCGTGCAG GTGGAGAACGAATACGGGAGCTACTACGCCTGCGACTACAACTACCTGCGGCACCTGCTGGGCTCCTTCCGAGCGCTGCTGGGCAGCGAGGTGCTGCTCTTCACCACCGACGGTGCGCAGGCGGAGGAGCTGCGCTGCGGCACCCTGCAGGGGCTCTACGCCACCGTCGACTTCGGGCCAG GCTCCAATTTGACGGAGGCGTTCGGTGCGCAGCGCGGCGTCGAGCCGAGGGGCCCCTTG gtGAACTCCGAGTACTACACGGGCTGGCTGGACTACTGGGGGGGCACGCACGCCAGCACCAGCGCCACGCAGGTGGCCCGGGGACTCGCCGACATGCTGCGGCTGGGGGCCAACGTCAACAT GTACATGTTCCACGGGGGCACCAACTTCGCCTACTGGAGCG GTGCTGACTTAAAGGCCCAGTACAAACCAGTGACCACCAGTTACGACTATGATGCGCCGCTCTCGGAGGCCGGCGACCCCACAGAGAAGCTGTTTGCCATCCGCACGGTCATcagccag TTCCAGCCCCTGCCCGCGGGCCCCATGCCCCCCGCCACCCCCAAGTATGCCTACGGCCAGGTGGATCTGCGCAAG tACGCTGATCTCCTGGATGTCCTGGATGTCCTGTCCCCCTCTGGGCCCATCCGCAGCCAGTTCCCCCTCACCTTCGAGGCCATAAAGCAG accCACGGCTTCGTGCTGTACCACACGCAGCTGCCCCACAACGTCCCGGCCCCAACCCCACTGAGCGCTCCTCCCCACGGTGTCTGCGACCGCGGCTACGTGATGCTGCAGAAG GAGTACCAGGGGACGCTGGAGCGGGACGGGCAGAGCACGCTGCCTGTGACCGGCAGGGCAGGGGACGCGCTGGACGTGCTCCTGGAGAACATGGGCAGGCTCAGCTTCGGGGCCAACTTCAGCGACTTCAAG GGCTTGCTGGGGAACCTCTCCTTGGACTCCAGCCCGCTCAGCAACTGGCTCATCTACCCCCTGGCCATAGACGCTGCCAtccagcagggctggccccaCGCTGCCCTGCCACAACCAAGCAATAGGGGCAGATCGGGGCCAGCCTTCTACACCGGCACCTTTGAGACCCCTggcattgcctgggacacctttGTGAAGTTCCCAGGTTGGAGCAAG GGCCAGCTGTGGATAAACGGCTTCAACCTGGGCCGCTACTGGCCCCGCCGCGGGCCCCAGCAGACCCTCTTTGTGCCTGGCTCAGTCCTGTGTGTCGGCTGCCCCAACAACATCAcggtgctggagctggagggagctcctcccagccccttcctgctCTTCCTCGACCAGCCCCTTCTCAACAGCAccctcagccccagcacctggACTGCGGGATAA
- the GLB1L gene encoding beta-galactosidase-1-like protein isoform X1 yields the protein MGLPGIVLLLLAAGLLRAQPCLSSQPTAPARSFQLDYEHDCFLRDGVPFRYVSGSIHYARVPRPAWRDRLLKMYMSGLNALQVYVPWNYHEPLPGVYDFAGDRDVEAFLDLTAELGLLVILRPGPYICAEWEMGGLPAWLLWQSDIVLRSSDPAFLAAVDSWLHVLLPKIKPRLYQNGGNIISVQVENEYGSYYACDYNYLRHLLGSFRALLGSEVLLFTTDGAQAEELRCGTLQGLYATVDFGPGSNLTEAFGAQRGVEPRGPLVNSEYYTGWLDYWGGTHASTSATQVARGLADMLRLGANVNMYMFHGGTNFAYWSGADLKAQYKPVTTSYDYDAPLSEAGDPTEKLFAIRTVISQFQPLPAGPMPPATPKYAYGQVDLRKYADLLDVLDVLSPSGPIRSQFPLTFEAIKQTHGFVLYHTQLPHNVPAPTPLSAPPHGVCDRGYVMLQKEYQGTLERDGQSTLPVTGRAGDALDVLLENMGRLSFGANFSDFKGLLGNLSLDSSPLSNWLIYPLAIDAAIQQGWPHAALPQPSNRGRSGPAFYTGTFETPGIAWDTFVKFPGWSKGQLWINGFNLGRYWPRRGPQQTLFVPGSVLCVGCPNNITVLELEGAPPSPFLLFLDQPLLNSTLSPSTWTAG from the exons ATGGGGCTGCCGGGCAtcgtcctgctgctgctggctgcggggctgctgcgTGCCCAG ccctgcctctccTCGCAGCCCACCGCCCCGGCGCGCTCCTTCCAGCTGGACTACGAGCACGACTGCTTCCTTAGGGACGGCGTCCCTTTCCGCTACGTCTCGGGCAGCATCCACTATGCCCGCGTCCCGCGCCCCGCCTGGCGCGACCGGCTGCTCAAGATGTACATGAGCGGGCTCAACGCCCTGCAGGT CTACGTGCCCTGGAACTACCACGAGCCGCTGCCGGGGGTGTATGACTTCGCTGGGGACCGGGACGTGGAAGCCTTCCTGGACCTGACGGCGGAGCTGGGGCTCCTGGTGATCCTGCGCCCGGGGCCCTACATCTGTGCCGAGTGGGAGATG GGCGGCCTGCCTGCATGGCTGCTGTGGCAATCAGACATCGTCCTGCGCTCCTCCGACCCCG CCTTCCTGGCAGCCGTCGACTCCTGGCTCCACGTCCTGCTCCCCAAAATCAAGCCTCGGCTCTACCAGAACGGAGGGAACATCATCAGCGTGCAG GTGGAGAACGAATACGGGAGCTACTACGCCTGCGACTACAACTACCTGCGGCACCTGCTGGGCTCCTTCCGAGCGCTGCTGGGCAGCGAGGTGCTGCTCTTCACCACCGACGGTGCGCAGGCGGAGGAGCTGCGCTGCGGCACCCTGCAGGGGCTCTACGCCACCGTCGACTTCGGGCCAG GCTCCAATTTGACGGAGGCGTTCGGTGCGCAGCGCGGCGTCGAGCCGAGGGGCCCCTTG gtGAACTCCGAGTACTACACGGGCTGGCTGGACTACTGGGGGGGCACGCACGCCAGCACCAGCGCCACGCAGGTGGCCCGGGGACTCGCCGACATGCTGCGGCTGGGGGCCAACGTCAACAT GTACATGTTCCACGGGGGCACCAACTTCGCCTACTGGAGCG GTGCTGACTTAAAGGCCCAGTACAAACCAGTGACCACCAGTTACGACTATGATGCGCCGCTCTCGGAGGCCGGCGACCCCACAGAGAAGCTGTTTGCCATCCGCACGGTCATcagccag TTCCAGCCCCTGCCCGCGGGCCCCATGCCCCCCGCCACCCCCAAGTATGCCTACGGCCAGGTGGATCTGCGCAAG tACGCTGATCTCCTGGATGTCCTGGATGTCCTGTCCCCCTCTGGGCCCATCCGCAGCCAGTTCCCCCTCACCTTCGAGGCCATAAAGCAG accCACGGCTTCGTGCTGTACCACACGCAGCTGCCCCACAACGTCCCGGCCCCAACCCCACTGAGCGCTCCTCCCCACGGTGTCTGCGACCGCGGCTACGTGATGCTGCAGAAG GAGTACCAGGGGACGCTGGAGCGGGACGGGCAGAGCACGCTGCCTGTGACCGGCAGGGCAGGGGACGCGCTGGACGTGCTCCTGGAGAACATGGGCAGGCTCAGCTTCGGGGCCAACTTCAGCGACTTCAAG GGCTTGCTGGGGAACCTCTCCTTGGACTCCAGCCCGCTCAGCAACTGGCTCATCTACCCCCTGGCCATAGACGCTGCCAtccagcagggctggccccaCGCTGCCCTGCCACAACCAAGCAATAGGGGCAGATCGGGGCCAGCCTTCTACACCGGCACCTTTGAGACCCCTggcattgcctgggacacctttGTGAAGTTCCCAGGTTGGAGCAAG GGCCAGCTGTGGATAAACGGCTTCAACCTGGGCCGCTACTGGCCCCGCCGCGGGCCCCAGCAGACCCTCTTTGTGCCTGGCTCAGTCCTGTGTGTCGGCTGCCCCAACAACATCAcggtgctggagctggagggagctcctcccagccccttcctgctCTTCCTCGACCAGCCCCTTCTCAACAGCAccctcagccccagcacctggACTGCGGGATAA
- the STK16 gene encoding serine/threonine-protein kinase 16, with protein sequence MGQALCVCARGTVSIGGARYLLLHRLAEGGFSCVDLVEGLRDGRLYALKRIACHDAEDRQAALREAEMHGLLRHPNVLRLEAHCLLEKGAKHEAWLLLPYVQGGTLWGEVEALREKGVSMPEQRVLHILHGICCGLQAIHSKGYAHRDLKPTNVLLDEDDRPVLMDLGSMNRARIEVNSSREAMAVQDWAAQRCTISYRAPELFTVPSQCVIDERTDIWSLGCVLYCMMFGEGPYDMVFQKGDSVALAVQNPIAVPPSSRYSAALHRLLCSMMAVNPQERPSIDEVLQQLEELQPVPAGQVTTCI encoded by the exons ATGGGGCAGGCGCTGTGCGTGTGCGCGCGCGGCACCGTCAGCATCGGGGGCGCGCGCTACCTGCTGCTGCACCGCCTGGCCGAGGg GGGCTTCAGCTGCGTGGACCTGGTGGAGGGGCTGCGCGACGGGCGGCTGTACGCCCTGAAGCGCATCGCCTGCCACGACGCCGAGGACCGGCAGGCCGCCCTGCGCGAGGCGGAGATGCACGGGCTGCTGCGGCACCCCAACGTCCTGCGGCTGGAGGCGCACTGCCTGCTGGAGAAGGGTGCCAAGCACgaggcctggctgctgctgccctacgTGCAG ggggggACCCTCTGGGGTGAGGTGGAGGCGCTGCGAGAGAAAGGGGTCTCCATGCCGGAGCAGCGCGTCCTCCACATCCTCCACGGCATCTGCTGCGGGCTGCAGGCCATCCACAGCAAGGGCTACGCGCACAG ggACCTCAAGCCCACCAACGTGCTGCTGGATGAGGACGACCGGCCCGTGCTGATGGACCTTGGTTCCATGAACCGGGCCCGCATCGAAGTCAACAGCTCTCGGGAGGCCATGGCCGTGCAG GACTGGGCTGCCCAGCGCTGCACCATCTCCTACCGAGCCCCGGAGCTCTTCACAGTGCCCAGCCAGTGCGTCATAGACGAGCGCACGGATATTTGG TCCCTAGGCTGTGTGCTGTACTGCATGATGTTCGGGGAGGGCCCCTACGACATGGTCTTCCAGAAGGGCGACAGCGTGGCTCTGGCGGTGCAGAACCCCATCGCCGTGCCCCCATCTTCCAG GTACTCGGCCGCCCTGCACCGCCTGCTGTGCTCCATGATGGCAGTGAACCCCCAGGAGCGGCCCAGCATCGACgaggtcctgcagcagctggaggagctgcagcccgtgccGGCCGGCCAGGTCACCACGTGCATCTGA